Below is a genomic region from Methanolobus sediminis.
CGCCTGCATAAGAGGATGGCACCATATGTTCACACCTCCATAGAGCTCGGTAATGAAGTCGCCGACATCTGCTTCATTTCCCATCCCATGTGGGAACTTCGTTTCCCTCATAAGCTTCTCATAATCCAGAGTTTCTTTCTTTCCAATTATCGTGCCGTTCTCTTTACTGTCTATCTTCTTTAGCAGATCATTCAACAGCAGGACTATTTTATCCTCATCTCCTGCAGGTCTGGTAAAAAAAGAACGCATAAGCTCAATCTCTTTCATACGTTATTCCACTCCCTGTTTTGTGTGAACTAAATTTATTAATCCCTGTTCACACCAAGTATGTCATAAAGTTCATCAGGACTATTGATAACTGTAATATTTTCCATCTGGGCAAGTTTCTTTGTATTGGATACGTCAACTTCGCGCATTTTCAGTTCCATTACACGTCCTTCAGGAGATACTGTTTTGACAGTTCCCATTTCCCTGTCAACTGGCAGTATGTATATCGGTGTGCTTCCTTTTGCTGTCTGTGAAACAACATTTGTGACAAGGGTATCTCCGATTCCACATACTATTTTTGCAACACTGTTGGAAGTCATCGGGGCGATGATAAGTGCATCATAGTATCCGACCTGAAGCGGTCCTGCAATAAATGGTGAGTTTGGTCCGCCTTCTGTTTTAAAATTAGGGAAATCCTTCTGGATGTCATCCCACATATGATACCATTTCATAACGGTCTCTCCTTCCTTTGAAAGGAAAACCATTATCTGCAGATCGGTCTTGTTCTTGATATCCACCATTGTCTCATATGTTTCTTTGATAAGGTCTCCTGACCCCGTAATTCCCCATGCTATCCTTTTCATGATCTGTGCCTTCTGTTTATTTTTAGTAACCTATCAGTGATTCTTTGTTGATCTCGCTATCGGGTATTCTCATAGATTGAAGCAGTTCCACCATTGAATCAACCATGGGTGGTGGTCCGCATACGTAGAATGTTCTTTCATAATAATCCGGTAATTCCCGGAGTATAAGGTTCTCACAGATGCGCTCCCTGCATCCTGTCCAGCTTTCTGAGGCCCTGGTGAGTGTGTGGAATACATTGAGGTTGGGATTTTGTTTTTTCATCTCCTCAAGTTCTTCTGTGAATATCATGTCCTCTTCGGTCTTGTCACTGCATATCAACATGATATCCGTATTAAGTTTCATATCAGTGCAATATTTGCAAATGCTGATCATTGGTGTGATACCTATGCCACCACTGAGAAGTGCTATCTTTTCGCGTTCCCCTTCAAAGGTAAGTTTGCCAAATGGACCTTTTATCGTCGCTTTGTCTCCCGGCACCATGGCATCAAGCATGTTTGAGTACTCATGTCCCGTGAGTTTTTTTGTAAATTCAATGTGATCTTTTTCAGTAGGGCTGCTGGAGAGCGTAAAGGGTTTACCAATTTTCTTCTCTCCGTCTTTTAATGTGATTATCACATATTGTCCGGCTTTGTAATCAAAATCATCCGGTTTCTTGAACCTGAAACTTTTTACATTGTACGTCCGTTTTATAATCTCTGTAACAGGTTCTTCAAATTCCAGACTTACTCCTCCTTACGCAGGTCTTTTGTTGCTATGGCCGTTTTCATGAGTTTATTCATGGTTCTGTGCAGGCTTCTGATTCCTTCCGAATCTTCTGCAGCACCTTCGGCACCTCTGTCCTGTGACCAGAACGTACCGCCAAGGTTAGATCCGAATGATCCACCTGCAACAGGTATCATTTCACTGATGACGTAAAAATTGAGAATATTCTGTATTGCAGGTTCCTGTCCGCCTATCCTGTCTCCACCAACAGCAGCGGCAGCTCCAACTTTGTTCATAAAGGACTTTGGATCACGCGCAACAACTGCACGGCACCTGTCCATAATAGTTTTAGTCTGGGCACTTAGAGTACCCTGGTATACTGGAGTGCCAATTATCCATGCGTCTGCCCAGAGCATTTTATCGTAGAGTTCCACAAGGTCATCTTTGTGAATACAGCCTTCTTTCTTACGGACACAATAATCACAGTGGATGCAGAATTTCATCTCTTTGCCGCGGGCAGAGAAATATTCTACTTCAGCACCATATTTTTCCTGCGCGAATCTGAGAGCTTCATTTACAACATAATCTGTGGACTTCCTCCTGGGGCTTCCTGAGATGCCCAGCAGGCGAATGCTTCTGTCTTCTGACATGGTAGCACTCCGTTTTTGTTTATTCCAGTGTTATTGCTTCCTGTGGGCAGGCATCAACACAGTTACCGCATTCCACACAGTCGTCAGGACGTGCAATGACGGATTTTAAATCTCCGTTTGCGTCTTCCTGTACTTCAATAACGTCTGTCGGGCATGCCTGAGCGCAGGCTCCTATTCCTTCACATTTAGCTAAATCTACTTCTGGTGGCATTATTTTTCCTCCATTATTTTCTTTTTAAGATATACATCGTAATTCCAAGAACCATTGCAGCAGTAAGTGCACTAAACCCTGGAGTGCTTGTACTGCCTGATTCTGGCTGGTTTCTTTCATCTGCAGGTGTTGATGGATCATAAATGATTGCAGAGATTTCGTTCATGTCAACAACCGGAACCCCTGTTTCTTCTCCAAGGAGCTTATCGATCATATCCTGCGGAGCTGACCTGTATTTCAGGGTGCTCTGTACTGTAAGAGGGTATGCTGCATTTTCAGGCATAACAAATGAGTGCTCTTCTGTTACAGTTTCCTTTGGACCGATCCTGTTATCTTCAAGAACACTTTCTGCAAGCCAGAAACTCTTTGTTTCCTTCCCTTCAATATCTGCCAGAACGTTGTTGTATAACACTTTTGCGTCTATGATGTTCCCATCAGCATCGACACTTCCGGCGTTGTAAATAATATCCCCGTTTGCATCAGTGACCGTAAGTTCCAGCCACATCTCTCTTATTTCAGAAACTCCAGTGGGGATCTTGTGTCCGGCACCGGAGTTTGTGATGGATAAATCAATAAGAATTTCATCTCCTGCAGATGCAGTCTCTGGTGCCGATATATCCATTATAGTGGCTTTTTGCAGCCTTTCAACTGCCATGTCAGCTACGTTCTCAGCACCAAACATTGGTGGTATCAGGGTGTTGGCACCCACAATATCATGTAAGGGAATATGATCTCTTTTAGGAGCACCTGACCCGGCACGTCCGGGATTTGCCTTGAACTGCGTGATACCTTCTGTCATGTGACAGTCCTGACATACGACATTCTCTTCAGCATACTGGCTGTCTTTCCATGTTGAATATGTATCGTCAATAACAAGCCCGTTAACAGGGTTGATTACCTGATGGCACATTCCACAGTATTCTGACTGAGTAAAAAGTTCAAGGTATTCGGACTCATGGTAGTTCCCTCTTGCATCATCGAATGGTCCCCATTTCGTATTTCCAGGGGTCACTGTGAATTGTGCATTTCCTGTACCATTACTTCCGGATACTACGTGACAGAAATCACACTGTACTCCGAGTTTGGCAATATCGGACATTTCAGAACCATCTATTGGTGGTATTTCACCACTGACAACTCCTATGGGTGTGTGACAACGTGAGCAGAACTCGTCCAGTGAGCCATTTGTGTCTTCACTTGCTATCTTTACCTCTTCAAGATAGAACGGATCAAGGTATGCATTAAAGTGCATAGTTCCTTCCCATTCGGCATAAATTATAGCATGGCATTGCCTGCATTTACTTTCATAGGCAAAATCGTCCGAGCTGTATTCGCCAGCTTGTGTTGCCGGTGTTGCAGTTGCAACGCTACCTGTGCTAAGTAGTAAAAGCATTGCTGCCAAGACCAGGCCAAGCTTTACAACGGTTCCCCTCATGTCCTCTCATCTACATCATATTTATGTTTTTAGTGCACCTGAACACCGGTTTACCCAAACCGGTGTAAAGGCAAAATTGATGTAAAAAGGGATAACTTCCCTTCTTGTCTTAATTATTTAAGCTGTTTTAGTGCATCTCTGCATGCGGCAACAGCAGGAGCTCCGGATGTGATGAAAATGACGTCCATTACTTCCATGATCTCTTCCTTTGTTGCGCCGTTCTTCAGTGCACTCTTCATCTGTGACACAACACAGCGTTCACACTGTTTTGATGCAACTACGGCAAGTGCCATAAGTATCTTTGTCTTTGCAGGGAGTGCCCCATCTTTAAGCAATTTGTGATTACACATGTTATATTTGTGTACAAATTCAGGTTCAAGTTCCCCCAATGTTTCTAATATCTGTGGTGTGAATCCCAGCTTGTCGGACATATCATCGATGATATCTCTGTGTCCGCATCCTTTACCTTGTTCTCCGCACATTTCCTCTTCTCCTTTTATTTGATAAAATCAGGGATGTTTCCATCCCGATTAGTCGAATCCATCTTCAATTGTCCGGTCAAAACAGTATTTACAAAGAATTCTTGGCAGTCCCTTTGGAAGCCTCTGTACGTTAGGTGGCTGTCCAACGGATACCGGAAGTTCAAGTTCCTTGCAGTGATCGCTACAGAGGCCTTTTCCGCAGGCAATGCAGATGCATGTTGCTTCTGTATCGTCTCCATCTTCCATGCAGTCATAACATTTCATCATGATATCACCTAGTAGTTCTCCTTCATGGCTTCATGGCATGGCATACAGAGCACTTTCTTCCAGTGCTGTATGTCCTTGTAGTCACAGGAAATTCCCATTCCACATTTCAGCTTAATGCTGTATTCACCCTCCCATACAGGTGTTTCTTCTCTTACAAGGTGGTCCTTGCAAACTCCTCTCCCGCAGATTATGCAGACAGCAACGGTGTCACTATCTTTTCCATTTTTTGCACATTCAAAGCATTTCATGACGATCACTCTGTCAATATGTTGTTTGTTCGCAAATGTTTCCGTTCATCATTTCTGCAGATGCAAATTGAATTTGCATGATATTGGCAAATACAGCTTTATATACCGCTATTCCACCGTAGAAATGAATAATAATTCTTCTAACGTTTACCGAATATATCTGTAACGGTGAATGTACAAAATTTTACAAGACTGTGTGTCAAAATATCGTTGCTTGAAAAGCCTGCCACGCGGAAAAACTTATATGATCATGTTTACCCTGGCAGTAAAAACTAATGTAACTTCTTCTGTTTTTAAACAAGTATACACAGGTAGTTCGAAAAAACTAAATACTTCATGACAGGCATTGTCCGGGTCATAAATATGCCTGCTTTTCCTGCCGAATCAAACCAACAAAGTTTTAAATATGTATAGATACCTGAATAGGAACACACTTTACAGGAGGATTCAAATGACATTTGGAATTGAATTTGTACCAAGCGACCCGGTTTTAAAAATAGCTCACTATGCAAAACTTGCTGAACAGCAGGGCTTTGACAATGTATGGATCACAGACCACTACAACAACCGTGATGTCTATTCAACCTTAACCGTGCTTGCAATGAACACAAACAGTATCAAGCTCGGAACAGGTGTAACAAACCCATACACAAGAAATGCAGCTATCACAGCATCAAGCATCGCTTCACTCAATGAGATCTCAGGCGGCCGTGCAATTCTCGGTCTCGGTCCAGGAGACAAGGCAACCTTCGATGCAATGGGCATCTCATGGGACAAGCCACTCACAACCACAAAGGAAAGCATCCAGGCAATCCGTGGCTTCATCGCAGGAGAAAAAGTAACCATGGATGGCGACGCTGTCAAGTTCGGCGGTGCCAAGATGGCATTCAAGGCTGGAAATGTACCTATCTACATGGGTGCACAGGGTCCAAAGATGCTCGAGCTCGCAGGAGAGATCTCCGATGGTGTACTCATCAACGCATCACACCCAAAGGACTTTGAAGTAGCTGTACAGCAGATTGCATCAGGTGCAAAGAAGGCAGGCCGCGATCCAAAGGAAGTTGACGTAGCAGCATACGCATGCTTCTCAATCGACAAGGATGCAGCAAAGGCAGCAAAGGCAGCTCAGATCGTAGTTGCATTCATTGTTGCAGGTTCTCCTGACATGGTACTTGAGCGCCACGGAATCGACCCAGCAGCAAAGGGTGACATCGGTGGAGCAATCGCAAAGGGTGACTTCGGTGCACTCATGGGCGGTATGGTTACAAATGAGATGATGGACGCATTCTCTATCTGCGGAACACCAGACGACTGTAAGGCAAGGATCAACGACCTGCTTGACATCGGTGTAACCCAGATCGTTGCAGGTTCCCCAATAGGACCTGACAAAGAGAAGGCCATCAAGCTCATCGGTAAAGAAATCATTGGATAAACAAGAAAAGAACGTCGGAGGCAGTTAATGGCCCATCCAAAAATATTAGAGGTCATTGAGCACGACGTCTGCACTTCTTGTGGGGCATGCGTTTCAGCATGTCCTGCAGGTGCTATTGTTATGAACAAGCATGCAGAAGTCCGTGACCCTGATAATTTAGAATTATACGTCAAAGGAGCAGCGCCAAATGTATGTGAGGGATGTCTCACATGTGCAAGACTCTGTCCTGTTATTGACGGATATGTAGAAGACGAGTTTGCAAATGTAAAAGAGTTCTTTGGAGCAAAGAGTACCATAAAAGGTCAGGATGGTGGTGTAACTTCCATTCTTGCAAAGGCTTTGCTTGAAACCGGCACGGTAGATTGTATTGTTGGTATTGCCAGAGATGGTGAATGGGGTACTGAACTTATTGTTATGACCAAGCCGGAAGATGTTGACAGAACAACAGGTACCAAGTATACTTATGATTCTGTACTTTCAGCACTCAGAGAACCTTTTGAGAAATATGATAAGATTGGTGTTATTGGTGTTCCCTGCCAGGCCCATGGTGCACGTCTTCTCTTTGAGAACAACAATGACAAGATCGTTGTGATCCTTGGTCTTCTGTGCATGGAAAGTTTCTACCATGATGTAATGACAGAGAAGATCGTCCCTGAAGTAATGGGACTTAACCTTAATGATGTCGTAAAGATGGACTTCGGTAAGGGTAAGTTCTGGAACTACACAAAGGATGGTGAAGAACACAGTGTTAAGATCGCTGAGGTTGCTCACTATGCAAGAAATCCATGCCACAACTGTTGTGACTATACATCAGTATCTGCTGACATATCACTGGGATCTGTCGGAACTCCAGATGGCTGGAACTGTGTGCTTATAAGGACTGATGTCGGTAAGAAGATTTTCGAGCTTGTCAAGGATAAGGTCGAGATCATGGAAGATCCAAAACCAGGAATGGATCTTATCGGGAAGCTTGCCAAGATGAAACACGATAACAACTCAGGTCACTACCTTGAAGTCTGTGAGAAATTCTCATTTGATGAATGTGGCATTCACTGATGGTTTATCTAATATGCACATGAGAAGAGCGTTCTATATTGGACGCTTTCAACCATTTCATCTCGGACATTACTCTTTAATAAAAGATATTGCCCGGGATGTAGATGAAGTAGTAATTGGCATCGGCAGTGCGCAGAAAAGCCACGAGCCCAAGAATCCATTTACTGCAGGTGAACGCGTAATGATGATCAAGCATGCTTTAGAGGATGCTGGCATTAAACATTACGCGATTCCTCTGGAAGACCTGCAAAGAAATGCTGTGTGGGTCTCTCATATTATTTCTATGACACCACCTTTTGATGTGGTCTATTCTAACAATCCACTTGTTGTTCGTCTTTTTAAAGAATCGGGCATTCCGGTAGAGCAACCTCCAATGTATCAGAGGGAAGGTTATTCCGGCAGCGAAATTCGAAAAAGGATGCTAAGAGATGAGGATTGGAAATCTCTTGTTCCTGAGGCTGTTGTTGATGTTATCGAGGAAATAGATGGTGTTAACAGACTCAAGTGCGTATCAAAATCAGATGCCGATTGAATCAGGCACATCTTTTTTTAAGTAATGGATATGTATTTTTGTTGGCACCAATTTCAAAACATCTTGAAACACTTATATACAAGAGCAACATAACTTTTAGTATATTTCAAATCAGAAATGGTGAATTAAATGGCTGAAGTTGTTATTAACTCAAACATATGTGGCTTTGCACATAAGGTGCATGGAAAAATGGATGGAAAGAACATCATTATCGATATCGAAAGTGATTGTGAGAAAATAAAGAAGTTATCACATATGGAAGTGCCTATGGACCAGACACTTGATATCAAGGATAATTATGTGTTGACAAAAGCTCAGGAAGCGCAATGTTCATCTAACTGCCTTGTTCCATGTGGAATACTAAATGTATGTCGTATAGAAATGGGTATGTTATCCGCATCACTGGCAAGGAAATCAGGAAATATCAGTATAGATTTCAAATAAAGCTACTTAGCTATGAAATCAAATCCTTCTTTTATTTTCATTGTCCCAGTATCTTTCCTTCAATAACAGTCACTGCCTTACCGGAGATCAGAACTCTTTCACCTTTAACCTGTACTTTAAGGAATCCGCCTCTTTCAGAGGCCTGATATGCAGTGAAAACGGTCTTGTTCAGTTTTTTTGCCCAATAAGGTCCAAGGCAGCAGTGGGCGGAACCGGTAACCGGGTCTTCGGGAATTCCTATTGCAGGAGCAAAAAGCCTGGATATGAAATCGTATTCTTTGGACGAAGAAATAGCTGTGACATTTATTCCTCTGGCAGTTATCTCTGCAAGCTTGGGGAGGTCAGGCTTTATCGATCTCAACTCTTCCTCTGAAGCAACTTCAACAAGATAATCAAAAGCATTTTTTCCAGTATATAATGTTTTTACTCCAAGGGCTTCTGTAAGTCCTACCGGAGCATCAGTCTCTTCTTCTGTAAGTGCGGGGAAGTCAAGCTCGACCCATCCATCATTAAAGGTAGCAGTTAGCAAACCGCTTTTTGTGAAGAACCTTAAGGTTTCATCTTCTCCTGCGAATCCTTTTTCCCACAAAATATGGGCACTTGCAAGAGTTGCATGTCCGCAAAGGTCTACTTCTGCGTCAGGTGCAAACCAGCGCAGATCGTACCCGTCATTTTCAGGATACAGGAATGCAGTTTCCGAAATAGCCATTTCCTTTGCTACGTTCTGCATCCATTCTTCATTAGCCGGCCCGTCAAGAATACAAACTCCTGCGGGGTTTCCGGCAAAAGGTATGTCAGTGAAAGCATCTACCTGATAGATCGTTATCATCTATACTATTCCCTTCTCCACCGGACTCCTTCTTTGCCATCTTCAATGATGATTCCTTCCTCTTTCAACTCATCACGTATGGCATCAGCTTTAGCCCAGTTCTTTTCAGCACGTGCTTTGTCTCTGAGTTCGACAAGCTCATTAATGTCGTCGTCTGAAATTCCATTACTTTGTTCTTCTGAGCCCGAATTCTCATCATCGTCAAAGATACCCAGGACTTCGTTTATTTCCGAGTAGAAATCAAGCACCTTCCCAAGAGAGTTTCTTCCGGGTTTTTCGTTTGCGATTATAGAATTGACCTTGCGGCTGAATACAAAAAGGTTACCGATTGCTTCTCTGGTATTGAAGTCGTCATCCATTGACTCAATAAATGCGGTTCTGGTTTCATCTATGAGTTCTGAAAGTCCCCAGTCATTGTCATTATCTGGTGCTTCGGAGACCGCATGTTTTACATTTGAGGAAGCATTCATTAATCTCTTTCTTGCTCTGCCAGCTTCTACGAGCGCATCCTCACTAAAGTCAATGGTACTTCTGTAGTGAGTATAAACAATGAAGAACCTGATAGTTCCGGGAGAGAATTTTTCGAGCACTTCCTTTATTGTAAAGAAGTTCCCAAGGGACTTTGACATTTTTTCCTTGTCAATGGTAAGAAAACCATTGTGCATCCAGTACTTACTGAAAGGATGCATTCCCGTGCAGCTTTCGGATTGGTGAATTTCAGCTTCATGGTGCGGGAATATGAGGTCCATTCCTCCACCGTGGATGTCCAGTTGCTCAGAGCAGTATTTCATGGACATGACAGAACATTCGATATGCCACCCGGGTCTTCCTTTTCCCCAGGGACTGTCCCAGCCGGGTTCATTTTCAGGAGAGTTTTTCCAGAGCACAAAATCAAGCTGGTACCTTTTATCATCCTCTACATCAATTCGGCACCCTGATCCTTCCATTAAGCCTTCAACAGTCTGGTGGCTAAGTATGCCTATCCTGTCCGCAGATTTCTCAAGGTCATAGTATACGTTCCCTTTCGCAGTTGCATATGCTGAACCGTTTTCAATAAGCTTGGTTACAGTATCTATGATGTCATCTATATGTTCTGTAACTTTAGGACGTGTATCAGGTTCCATCACTCCAAGAGCCTGCATATCTTCCTCAAAAGATGCAGTGAACTTCCTTGAAAGTTCAAAGGCATCTTCTCCGCTTTCCTTTGCCCGGTTTATTACCTTGTCATCGACATCAGTAATATTGGATACATAATTCACATCGTATCCACGGTATATCAGGTAGCGCCTGATAACATCAAAAGAAACATAACTTCTGGCGTGGCCCAGATGACAGTGGTCGTAAACTGTGGGTCCGCAAACATACATATTCACTTTATTGTTGTTCAGAGGTACAAAATCCTCTACTTCTCTTGTCAATGTATTGTAAACTCTAAGCACCACAGTAAACACCCTGATAAATAAAATGCCGAGAGAGAGATTCGAACTCCCGGAAAACCGCTCTGCAGGCGGTCACATTAGCCACTCTGTCATCTCGGCAAGATGCAAATGTAAGATTCTATAAATCCTATACAGGATACTCTACTAATCTATTTATGTGTTCGCATCACGGCAATATCTCCATATTCTCAATTGTTGCATTTTTTATATACTTTAACCATGAACAAATTTATTTACGAATGCATTCAATCTTTCTCTGATCGGGTAAAATGTGTATTATGTTTTCTTACATTTGTCTTCTCTCAGAAGATGAGGAATGAACTCAGTTTCAACAATGTATTTGTGGTTATGAAAGGTCATTCCCGATCTTTGACAGGAAATTGAAAACAGAATGTAGGAGTGTTAAATATAGATGTCCAGAGGTGGATGATTGCAATTCAGTCGAATAGATAATCACACCAGTCAACAGATCCCGGCCTGAATTCCTCTTCAAGTTCCCCGGTATTGCCATTTCTAAGTCCCCCGATGATTCGCATAATATTCTTCAAAGTCTTTTCCGCACTTTCTTCAGTAGTATTAATTTCAAAGACTTTCTCACACCACTCTACAGCTTCTGCAAGGATAATATCAAGAGCCTCAGCTTCTAGATTCTCCTTTACTTTCTCTTCGGAATAATTCCTTTTTTCAAGCCTTTCTTTCAGTACCGCAGGATCTGTTCTCAATACAATAACAATATCAGCAATGTGATGGGAAAGATGACTGTCAACGATGGTCACAGTATATGACTTATCCTGAAGCTCCAGAATTCTGTCGTAAACCATATCCATATCAGCAACAACACAGTCCCTTTCAGCATCCACCTCTGAGTAAAGCTTCTCGTCTTTGATAAGCTCATTAAGG
It encodes:
- the afpA gene encoding archaeoflavoprotein AfpA codes for the protein MKRIAWGITGSGDLIKETYETMVDIKNKTDLQIMVFLSKEGETVMKWYHMWDDIQKDFPNFKTEGGPNSPFIAGPLQVGYYDALIIAPMTSNSVAKIVCGIGDTLVTNVVSQTAKGSTPIYILPVDREMGTVKTVSPEGRVMELKMREVDVSNTKKLAQMENITVINSPDELYDILGVNRD
- a CDS encoding ferredoxin--NADP reductase, with the protein product MEFEEPVTEIIKRTYNVKSFRFKKPDDFDYKAGQYVIITLKDGEKKIGKPFTLSSSPTEKDHIEFTKKLTGHEYSNMLDAMVPGDKATIKGPFGKLTFEGEREKIALLSGGIGITPMISICKYCTDMKLNTDIMLICSDKTEEDMIFTEELEEMKKQNPNLNVFHTLTRASESWTGCRERICENLILRELPDYYERTFYVCGPPPMVDSMVELLQSMRIPDSEINKESLIGY
- a CDS encoding flavodoxin family protein yields the protein MSEDRSIRLLGISGSPRRKSTDYVVNEALRFAQEKYGAEVEYFSARGKEMKFCIHCDYCVRKKEGCIHKDDLVELYDKMLWADAWIIGTPVYQGTLSAQTKTIMDRCRAVVARDPKSFMNKVGAAAAVGGDRIGGQEPAIQNILNFYVISEMIPVAGGSFGSNLGGTFWSQDRGAEGAAEDSEGIRSLHRTMNKLMKTAIATKDLRKEE
- a CDS encoding 4Fe-4S dicluster domain-containing protein, whose translation is MPPEVDLAKCEGIGACAQACPTDVIEVQEDANGDLKSVIARPDDCVECGNCVDACPQEAITLE
- a CDS encoding multiheme c-type cytochrome yields the protein MRGTVVKLGLVLAAMLLLLSTGSVATATPATQAGEYSSDDFAYESKCRQCHAIIYAEWEGTMHFNAYLDPFYLEEVKIASEDTNGSLDEFCSRCHTPIGVVSGEIPPIDGSEMSDIAKLGVQCDFCHVVSGSNGTGNAQFTVTPGNTKWGPFDDARGNYHESEYLELFTQSEYCGMCHQVINPVNGLVIDDTYSTWKDSQYAEENVVCQDCHMTEGITQFKANPGRAGSGAPKRDHIPLHDIVGANTLIPPMFGAENVADMAVERLQKATIMDISAPETASAGDEILIDLSITNSGAGHKIPTGVSEIREMWLELTVTDANGDIIYNAGSVDADGNIIDAKVLYNNVLADIEGKETKSFWLAESVLEDNRIGPKETVTEEHSFVMPENAAYPLTVQSTLKYRSAPQDMIDKLLGEETGVPVVDMNEISAIIYDPSTPADERNQPESGSTSTPGFSALTAAMVLGITMYILKRK
- a CDS encoding carboxymuconolactone decarboxylase family protein, translated to MCGEQGKGCGHRDIIDDMSDKLGFTPQILETLGELEPEFVHKYNMCNHKLLKDGALPAKTKILMALAVVASKQCERCVVSQMKSALKNGATKEEIMEVMDVIFITSGAPAVAACRDALKQLK
- a CDS encoding DUF2180 family protein, translated to MMKCYDCMEDGDDTEATCICIACGKGLCSDHCKELELPVSVGQPPNVQRLPKGLPRILCKYCFDRTIEDGFD
- a CDS encoding DUF2180 family protein, with protein sequence MKCFECAKNGKDSDTVAVCIICGRGVCKDHLVREETPVWEGEYSIKLKCGMGISCDYKDIQHWKKVLCMPCHEAMKENY
- the mer gene encoding 5,10-methylenetetrahydromethanopterin reductase — protein: MTFGIEFVPSDPVLKIAHYAKLAEQQGFDNVWITDHYNNRDVYSTLTVLAMNTNSIKLGTGVTNPYTRNAAITASSIASLNEISGGRAILGLGPGDKATFDAMGISWDKPLTTTKESIQAIRGFIAGEKVTMDGDAVKFGGAKMAFKAGNVPIYMGAQGPKMLELAGEISDGVLINASHPKDFEVAVQQIASGAKKAGRDPKEVDVAAYACFSIDKDAAKAAKAAQIVVAFIVAGSPDMVLERHGIDPAAKGDIGGAIAKGDFGALMGGMVTNEMMDAFSICGTPDDCKARINDLLDIGVTQIVAGSPIGPDKEKAIKLIGKEIIG
- the fpoF gene encoding F420H2 dehydrogenase subunit FpoF, translated to MAHPKILEVIEHDVCTSCGACVSACPAGAIVMNKHAEVRDPDNLELYVKGAAPNVCEGCLTCARLCPVIDGYVEDEFANVKEFFGAKSTIKGQDGGVTSILAKALLETGTVDCIVGIARDGEWGTELIVMTKPEDVDRTTGTKYTYDSVLSALREPFEKYDKIGVIGVPCQAHGARLLFENNNDKIVVILGLLCMESFYHDVMTEKIVPEVMGLNLNDVVKMDFGKGKFWNYTKDGEEHSVKIAEVAHYARNPCHNCCDYTSVSADISLGSVGTPDGWNCVLIRTDVGKKIFELVKDKVEIMEDPKPGMDLIGKLAKMKHDNNSGHYLEVCEKFSFDECGIH
- a CDS encoding nicotinamide-nucleotide adenylyltransferase, with translation MHMRRAFYIGRFQPFHLGHYSLIKDIARDVDEVVIGIGSAQKSHEPKNPFTAGERVMMIKHALEDAGIKHYAIPLEDLQRNAVWVSHIISMTPPFDVVYSNNPLVVRLFKESGIPVEQPPMYQREGYSGSEIRKRMLRDEDWKSLVPEAVVDVIEEIDGVNRLKCVSKSDAD
- a CDS encoding DUF6951 family protein, which produces MAEVVINSNICGFAHKVHGKMDGKNIIIDIESDCEKIKKLSHMEVPMDQTLDIKDNYVLTKAQEAQCSSNCLVPCGILNVCRIEMGMLSASLARKSGNISIDFK
- a CDS encoding PhzF family phenazine biosynthesis protein, producing the protein MITIYQVDAFTDIPFAGNPAGVCILDGPANEEWMQNVAKEMAISETAFLYPENDGYDLRWFAPDAEVDLCGHATLASAHILWEKGFAGEDETLRFFTKSGLLTATFNDGWVELDFPALTEEETDAPVGLTEALGVKTLYTGKNAFDYLVEVASEEELRSIKPDLPKLAEITARGINVTAISSSKEYDFISRLFAPAIGIPEDPVTGSAHCCLGPYWAKKLNKTVFTAYQASERGGFLKVQVKGERVLISGKAVTVIEGKILGQ
- the cysS gene encoding cysteine--tRNA ligase, with translation MVLRVYNTLTREVEDFVPLNNNKVNMYVCGPTVYDHCHLGHARSYVSFDVIRRYLIYRGYDVNYVSNITDVDDKVINRAKESGEDAFELSRKFTASFEEDMQALGVMEPDTRPKVTEHIDDIIDTVTKLIENGSAYATAKGNVYYDLEKSADRIGILSHQTVEGLMEGSGCRIDVEDDKRYQLDFVLWKNSPENEPGWDSPWGKGRPGWHIECSVMSMKYCSEQLDIHGGGMDLIFPHHEAEIHQSESCTGMHPFSKYWMHNGFLTIDKEKMSKSLGNFFTIKEVLEKFSPGTIRFFIVYTHYRSTIDFSEDALVEAGRARKRLMNASSNVKHAVSEAPDNDNDWGLSELIDETRTAFIESMDDDFNTREAIGNLFVFSRKVNSIIANEKPGRNSLGKVLDFYSEINEVLGIFDDDENSGSEEQSNGISDDDINELVELRDKARAEKNWAKADAIRDELKEEGIIIEDGKEGVRWRRE
- a CDS encoding adenylate kinase family protein is translated as MLIGITGTPGTGKTSVTKLLEEEPYYQVIHLNELIKDEKLYSEVDAERDCVVADMDMVYDRILELQDKSYTVTIVDSHLSHHIADIVIVLRTDPAVLKERLEKRNYSEEKVKENLEAEALDIILAEAVEWCEKVFEINTTEESAEKTLKNIMRIIGGLRNGNTGELEEEFRPGSVDWCDYLFD